A stretch of Henckelia pumila isolate YLH828 chromosome 4, ASM3356847v2, whole genome shotgun sequence DNA encodes these proteins:
- the LOC140867255 gene encoding nicastrin-like, with protein sequence MYTQIDGYPCVRLLNISGAIGCSNPGRGKVVAPIVQFKNANMLVRSTAILVSADEFESLLSRVSKDPNLSRNVAGVLVEASTQVQNGLKGNSPDVKFPQAEFAPYKSNNFEWNPAVCGEK encoded by the exons ATGTACACACAAATTGACGGATATCCATGTGTACGACTGCTCAACATTTCTGGGGCAATTGGCTGTTCAA ATCCTGGTCGAGGGAAAGTTGTTGCTCCAATTGTACAATTCAAGAATGCAAATATGTTGGTCAGATCAACAGCAATATTGGTTTCTGCTGATGAATTTGAAAGCCTACTTTCAAG AGTATCAAAAGATCCAAATTTATCGAGGAATGTGGCTGGGGTTTTAGTTGAAGCAAGCACTCAGGTCCAAAATGGTTTAAAGG GAAATTCCCCAGATGTAAAGTTTCCACAAGCTGAATTTGCTCCATATAAAAGCAACAACTTTGAGTGGAATCCAGCTGTATGTGGTGAAAAATGA
- the LOC140894475 gene encoding guanylyl cyclase 1-like codes for MNFVCFSPPMFSGCSNSRSDGVCVSDICSGSTGYTGHYIVICGYDARTDEFEIRDPASSRKREKITSWCLEQAHKSFGTDEDLLLISLERINGTR; via the exons atgaattttgttTGTTTCAGTCCCCCCATGTTTTCTGGATGCAGTAATTCTCGGTCTGATGGTGTTTGTGTCTCTGATATCTGTAGTGGAAGCACCGGCTACACTG GACATTACATTGTTATATGTGGCTATGATGCTCGTACAGATGAGTTTGAGATTCGGGATCCTGCCAGCTCAAG AAAACGTGAGAAGATTACTTCATGGTGTTTGGAACAGGCGCATAAATCCTTTGGAACTGATGAAGATCTTCTACTG ATTTCTCTCGAAAGGATAAATGGGACTCGTTAG